CGGCGTCATCTTTCATCTGGGCAGGAAAGCCGAGCGGGTCGACCACGAGAAACAGCCGGGCCACGAGCAAGCAGCCGCTGCCCGCGGCGAGGAAGCCAGGACTTCCGGCGGCGAGCAAGCAGGAGCGGCCGGCGTGTTCACTGTGACGCTCGACAGCGGCGAGAAACTGCAGGCTGAGGCGCTGCTGGCGGTGGTCGGCCAGAGGCCGAACACCGCTGAGCTCGATGCCGCCGCAGGCGGCATCGAGCTCAGCGGACGCGGCTTCATCACGGTAAACGACAGGTTCGAGACATCCTGCCCCGGCGTCTACGCCATCGGCGACGTCACCGGCCAGCCGGCTTTCACACACGTCGCCTGGGAAGACCACCGGCGGCTGCTTTCCATCCTTGAAGGCGGCGACCGCAGACAGGGAGACCGCGTGCTCGGTTACGCCTTTTTCACCGATCCCGAGGTCGGCAGGTGTGGCATGACCCTTACCGCGGCGAAGGAAAAGGGGCTCAACGCGCGGTCGGCGACGCTCGAGCTGGAGCACGTGGCCCGGCCATGGCTGCTCGATGAGACGCGGGGGTTTTTCCAGCTGGTTATCGACAGTGACAGCGAGAAGATCCTGGGGGCGACCCTGATCTGCCCCCGCGCCGGCGACCTCGTTCACTGCATCATCGACCTGATGGAGGCCGGCGCCGGCTGGAGGGTGCTGGAGAAGGCGGTCCACATACATCCGGCCTTCGCCGAGGGCCTTCCCACCCTGGCGCGAAAGTTCCTAAAGGGATCCTAGCCGGACAGAAATCAACCTGTTCGCCGGCGTCGAGCACACCGCCGTTCCGGTAGCATCCCAGCCGTCCCGCATCCAGATCTGTTGCCGTCAATCCGCCGAGATGTTCATCAGCGAGTCGCGGCGAATCAGCATCTGCACCATCACCACGCTCAATCCGGCCATCACCGCGCAAATGATCATCACCGTGCGAAAAGCGTGGACGAATGATTCCTTGATCGCGTTCTCCACCGCGGCTGCCTGCTCCGGAGGCACCACTGCCGGCACTTCGGCTTCGCCCAGGCGGGATGATTCAGCTACAAGCGCCTGCCTGGCCTGGGCCGACAACCCCAGATCGCCGGCGCTATTGCCCAGCTGATCCGTGAACGACAGCAGGGCGACCGAACCGATGATGGCGATCGTCAGCACCCCCGCCACCCGGGAGACCGCATTATTCACCCCGGAGGCGGTGCCAACATAGTGGTCGGGCAGGGCGCTCATGACGGTGGTGGTCAGCGGCGCCACGGTCACGCCCATGCCGACGCCGAAGAAGAGGATGCCCGGCAGGTAAGTGACCCAAAACTTCGAAGGCCCTCGGGTAAGACCGGGGAGCGACAGCAGCAGGAAGCCGATCAGCACAAGTGACGGACCTATGGTCAAAGGCAGCCTCGGCCCGTAGCGGTCCACCAACCCGCCGGCCCAACGCGACATCAGAGCCAGGATAATCGAGAACGGCATGAACGAGAGGCCGGCCTGGAGGGCGCTGTACCCCTGCACCTGCACAAAATTCAGCGGCAGGAAAAAGACGGAGACGCTCAGACTCCCATACAGGAACAGCGTCAACAGGTTGGCGCCGCTGAACACCCGCGAGTGAAACAGATGCAGCGGCACCATCGGATGGCTGCTCAAATGTTCGACGACTACCAGCAGGGTCAGAAGTATGGCGCCCGCCGCCAGCGTGCCGTAGATCGAAGGCGCGCTGAAGCCGTCCCGGGGAGCCGAGATGAAGCCGTAAGTCAGCGCCGCCAGGCCCGAAGCGGCCAGGGCGGCGCCAGCCAGATCGACGCGGCCGCGCTGCTCATCCCGGCTTTCGGGAACCTTCAGATGGAGCACTACCAGCGCCGACGCGGCCAGCGGCAGGTTTATCAGAAACACCCCGCGCCAGAGCCCGGCATCCGCCAGGACCCCTCCGAGGAAGGGCCCGACCACTACCACGATGGTGGTGACCGCCGACCAGGTGCCGATGGCGCGTCCGCGCCGCTCCCGGCCGAAGCAGGCCGAGATGATCGCCAGGCTGCCGGGGATCATCAGAGCGCCGCCGACCCCCTGGATGAAGCGCGCGCCGATGAGAAAATTCGCTGTCGGCGAGAACCCGCTGCCCAGCGACGCCAGCGAGAATATCGCGATGCCGATCATGAACACGCGCTTGCGGCCGAACTTGTCGCCCAGCGCCCCGCCTATCAGCAGAAAGGCGGCCAGCGTCAGCAGGTAGCCGTCGACCACCCAAAGCAGTTGGGCGCCACTGGCCCCGAGGTCAGCTTGCATCGCCGGCAGGGCCACGCCCAGCGCCGAGCCGTCGATGAACGCCATGCTTGACGCGAGGATGGTTCCCAGCAGCACCCAAAAACCGCTGGAAGCCTGGCATGAGGGAGCTTCCATCATTCTTTCATTTCGAGATGCCGTGGCGCACGGGGCAGACGTCGGCGCTCTCGGCCCTGGCCTCTTCCATCAGATTATTGAGATTGGTGGTGATCGGATTGCCCTTCAGCAGCCGCGCGAAATAGACGGTGTTGTGGGCGAGGTAGCGCGCCGTCTTGTTGGTGTACATGTGCTTCTCGCCGCCGGCTTCGATATAGCTGGGTCCGGGGCCGGCGTCGCCCACCCAGTAACTGTCGCAGTTGGGCGGCACCGTGCACCCCAGATGGGAGAGATTGAACAATGTAGTGCCGGCGGTGTCATGGGCGCCGTCCTCGTTGCCGGTGACTATGCAGCCGGCCACCTTGTTGTAGAGCAGGAACTGGCCCGTGCGCTCGTCAGCTTCCTCATAGGTGGCGTCAAGGCGTTCGATCACCTGCTGGGCCACCGATGAGCGCACCCCGAACCAGATCGGCGTGCCGAAGACGAGGATGTCGGTTTCCCGGATCTTCTGCAGAATGGCCGGCCAGCCGTCGCCGGCGCCCTCGTCGGCAGAGACGCCGAAGGCTACGTTGTGGTCCACCACCCTGACGATCTCGGCCTCTACTCCCAGAGGCTCCATGATTGCGATTACTTTCCGTATCAGCGCCTCGGTGTTCGAGACCTGCGGCGATTTTTTGAGGGTGCAGTTCAGAAAGAGCGCTTTGATTGTCACTGAAGCTCCTTTGTCGGGGGTTGTCCTAACATTCCCCGGGCGGCAAAGAGTTTAACCAGAGCAGGGCGCGGAGTTTAGGCGGCGCCCATCCGTGGGAAAAAAAGAAGACCCATAAGCAGTATCCCGTCAGGAATAAGCCTATCCCGTCAGGAGACCCGTCACTTGCAAGAAGATCGCATCATTTCCAGCTCATCGCCGCGCCGGGCAGCTTCCAACACGCCGCGCCGGGCAACGGCTCAGAGAGGCGGAACGGTGCGCCGCGACACCATCTGTGGGATCTGCCCGGCCGGCTGCTGGGTGACCGCCGAACTCAAGGACGGCAGGCTGGTGAGCGTCGAGGCCCAGCAGGACACGCCCCTGGGAATGATCTGCAAACTCGGCGAGCACTCGCCGGAGATGGTCTACTCGCCGCACCGTTTGCAGTACCCGATGCGTCGCACCGGCCCGCGCGGCTCGGGGCGGTTCGGGCGCATAACCTGGGACGAGGCCATGGAGACGATCGCCTCGCGCCTTAAACAGACCCGCGAGGAGCACGGAGCCGAGGCCTGCGGCATCTACACCGGCCGCGGCAGTTTCGACCTGGCGCTCTGCGACGTCTTCCAGCCGAAGGACACCGCGGTCTCCTCGGCTTCCAGCGTGCTGTTCCCCTTCGGTTCGCCCAACACTTTCGGCGTGGGCGCGCTCTGTTACGTCTCCTACGCCATGATCGCGCCGCACGTCACCATGGGCGGCATGCTCATCAACATGGATTCAGAACTCGAACAGGCCGAACTGATCGTGGTCTGGGGCGCCAATCCGGCAACCGATTCGCCGCCGATGGCGCACAAGCAGATCATGGAAGCCCGCCAGCGCGGCGCCGAGGTCGTGGTCATCGACCCGCGCCGCAATGGCACCGCGCGCGAGTGCGGCGCCGAGTGGGTGCCGATCCGGCCCGGGACCGACGGCGCCCTGGCGCTCAGCATGATCGAGGTCCTGATCGAGGAAGACCTCTACGACGAGCAGTTTGTCAACGAATGGACGGTCGGCTTTGAGGAACTCTCCCGTTACGTGCAGCACTTCCGGCCCGAAGCCGTCGAGGAGATCACCTGGGTCCCGGCCGGGACGATCCGCAGCCTGGCGCGGCGCATCGCCGGCGCCCGCGGGGCCAGCCCGGTCATGTACACCGGCCTGGAATATTCCGATTCAGGCGTGCAGGCGATCAGGGCGACGATGGTGCTCTGGGCGCTGGCCGGCCAGCTCGACGTTCCCGGCGGGCGCGTATTCCGCATGCGCGAGAACGCCTTTCCCGTAAACCGAAACGGCCTGGTGGCCAATCCCGCCGTCAAGCGCGCCATCGGCCGCGACCGCTTCCCCGTCTACAGCAAGTACCGCGGCGAGTCGCACGCGATCTCGCTGCCGGAGGCGGTGCTCGAAGAGCGCCCTTACCCGATCAAGAGCCTGCTCGTGCTTGGAGGCTCGATCATCACTTCCTGGCCGCAGCCCGACATCTGGCGGCGCACCCTGGAGAGCCTGGATTTCCTGGTCACCATCGACCGGCAGCTGACAGCCGACTCCGCTTACGCCGATATCGTCCTGCCGGCGACCACCGGTTTTGAGAACACCTCATATATGACATATGGTTCGATGTTCCGTATACGCGAGCGGCTGATAGAACCCGTTGGCGAGGCCCGCAACGATCTGCTCATCCTGGGAGAGCTGGCCGGCCGCCTGGGCTACGGCGAGTTCTATCCCCAATCGGAGGAAGAGCTGCTGGAGCACGTGCTTCACGGCTCCGGGTTTACTCCGGACGATGTCAGGGCCGCGGGCGGCAGTGTCAGCGTGCCCTCGGTGATGATGCAGTACAAGAAATGGCAGAAGGGCGGGCTCAGAGCGGATGGGCAACCGGGCTTCGAAACGCCTTCGGGGAAGTTCGAGATCGCCTCGTCAATACTCGAGGAACACGGCTACGAGCCGCTGCCGGCCTACACCGAACCGCGGGAAGGGCCGCTGGCTTCGCCGGAGCTCGCCGGGGAATATCCGCTGGTGTTCAACTCCGGCGCCCGTGTGCGCACCGATTTCCGCTCGCAGCATCACGGTGTCTACAGCCTGGCCTCGGCGGCGCCCGAGCCGCAAGTGACCATCAATTCCATCGATGCCGCCGAGCGCGGCATCTCCGGCGGCGACGAGGTCATCGTCGCCACACCCCGCGGACAGCTGCGCTTTCGCGCTTTTGTGACTGACAACATCGTGCGGGGCGCCATCGACGCCAACATGGGCGGCGGCGGGCCCGTCGGCCCCGAGGCCTGGCGGGATTGCAACGTCAACGGACTCACCGACCTGCAGCGTTACGACCCCATCTCGGGATTCCCTGTTTATAAATCTCTTCTTTGTGATGTGATGCCGGTCAAGGCCGCGGGGCGCGCGAGCGCCGCCGGCCGGCGGCGCTCGCGCGCCGGCCTCGACACCGCCATCGCCAGCGCGCGTACCGGCAGCGCGCGTACCGGCAGTTCCGGTTCCGGCAGTTCCGGTTCAGCCGGCCGAGATCCCGCAAACGAGCGTGCGAGCCGAAAACGCGCCCTCAAACAAACCGGTCCGTCGATCTACCTGGATCACAACGCCACAACCCCTATCGATCCCGAGGTCGTGGAGGCCATGCTGCCCTTCCTCAAGGACCGTTTTGGCAACCCTTCCAGCATCCACACTGCCGGCGCCTCCGCGCGCGAGGCCCTCGACGGAGCCCGGCGCAGCCTGGCCCAGACTATCAACTGCACCGCCCGCCGCGTCATCTTCACCGGCAGCGGCTCGGAGGCGGACAACCTGGCCGTCAAGGGCATGGCTTTCGCCGCCGGCAGCGGTCACATAATCACCTCGGCCATAGAGCATCCGGCGATACTTGCGTCATGCCGTTCTCTGGAAAAATTTGGCTTCGATATCACTTATCTGCCGGTCGGCGCCGGCGGCATCGTCAACCCGCGATCTCTCGACAGCGCCATCAGAAACGACACCATCCTCGTCTCGGTGATGCTCGCCAACAACGAGACCGGCGCCATCCAGCCGATCGCCGACCTGGCGGCGATAGCGCGCGAGCGCGGAGTCCCCTTCCATTGCGATGCGGTCCAGGCGCTTGGCAAGATACCGGTCGACGTCGAGGAGCTCGGCGTCGACATGCTCTCGGTATCGGGGCACAAGATCCACGCGCCCAAGGGCGTCGGCGCCCTGTTCGTGCGCCGCGGCATCCGGCTGGAGCCGCTGATCGACGGCGGCAACCAGGAGGACCGCCGCCGCGCCGGCACCGAGAACGTCGCCGCCATCGCCGGCTTCGCCCGCGCCGCCGAGCAGGCGGTCAAACGCCTTCCGGACATGCAACGCGTCGCCGGCCTGCGCGACCGCCTGCAGCAGGGCCTCACCGAACTGGTGGAAGGCGCCCGCGTCAACGGCGATCAGGCCCGGCGGCTTCCCAATACGCTCAACATGACCCTGCCGGGCCTGCGCGGCGAATCGCTGGTGCTGAGGCTCGACCGTATGGGCATCGCCCTCTCCTCGGGCTCGGCCTGCAAGTCAGGCTCCCCCGATCCGTCCCACGCGCTGCTGGCGCTGGGGCTGCCGGCGGACGACGCACATTGCTCGGTTCGGTTTTCCCTGGGTCAGGGTAATACAGAGGATGAGATCGAACAGGTACTGAGGGCTCTCTCCGAGGTGATCCAGGAATCCATGAGCGCCATCAGGTTTGTTCCCTGCAGATGAAAGGACGTGAGCGTGCCCGAACAGATGATGACATCCGGTAACAGAAACACCGGGATCGGCGCGGACCTGGAAATTGACAGAACCGCGGACGGCGCCGACTGCCTGGGCGAAGAAGCGGTCAACCAGTTCGCCCTGATGGTCGTCCGGGGCTTAAGCGACCAGCCCCGCCGGCTCGACAGCCGCTACCTCTACGACGCCAACGGCAGTTTCATCTTCGAACGCATCTGCGAGCAGCCGGAGTATTACCTGACGCGCACCGAGGCCGGCATCCTCGCCGATGCCGCCGCCGGGATCGCCCGGCACACCGGTCACGTCACCCTGATCGAACTGGGTTCCGGCAGCTCCATCAAGACACGCCTGCTGCTGGACGCATACTGCGAACGCTACGGGTCGGTGAAATACGCTCCCGTGGACATCAGCAAATCCATCCTGGAAGAGGCCGAAGCGGACATCTGCGCCGCGCATCCGGCCGTAGAGGTCCATTCCCTGCACGGCGACTTCGAGCAGGCCTTCCCCCTGCTGGGAACCCTGTCGCCATCGATGCTGCTCTTCCTGGGAAGCACCATCGGCAACCTCGACAGCCATGAGGCGGCGCTATTCTGGGACCGGGTCTCGCTGAGCCTGTCATCGGGCGATTTCTGCCTGCTGGGAGTCGACATCAACGAGAACGCCGGCTCGCTGCACTCCGCCTATAACGACGCCGCCGGCTTCAGTGAAGCATTCACCCGCAACATTTTCATCCGCATGAACCGCGAGCTGGGCGCGTCGCTGGACCCGGATCTGATCGATCATGTGGCGCATTACGACCGCAAGTGGCGCCGCGTGGAGATCTTCGCGCATTTCCTCGAGGAACAGGAGATCGCGATCGAGCCCCTCGGCTCCACCTTCCGGATCGGCGCCGGCGAGTACATCCTCACCGAGGTCAGCCGCAAGTTCCGGCTCGAACAGATGGTGCCTTATCTCGGCACTTTCGGACTGGAGACCCAGAGGATCTTCACCGACAGCGGCAAGCGCTTCGCGGTGCTGCTGCTGCGAAGGAAATAGATAACCGACAACAAGCAGCCGAAGGGAGGAAACATGTTAGCCAACAGCCCGATAGCGCCGACGCTTCCCGCCATGGACCTGAGGCGGGCCCGTGGATTCTATGAAGGGAAGCTCGGACTCAAGGTAATCCAGGCGACCGATCAGGACGTCATGTATGAATGCGGCGCCGGCACCATGCTCTACGTCTGGCAGCGCGAGCCGAGCCAGACCGACCACACCGAAGCCGCCTTCAAGGTCGACAACATCGAGAAGGAAGTCGCGGAACTGAAGGGAAAAGGCGTGGAATTCGAGTCGTACGACATGCCGGGGATCAAGACCGACGATGACAGCATCGCCCGCATCGACGGCTACAAGGGAGCCTGGTTCAAGGATACCGAGGGTAATATCCTCAGCCTCACTGAGATGTAGACAGAAGCGAAGCGCCCGTGGCGGCATCCGGCGCCTGGAGAACGGCCACGTAGGAGCCACGCTGGACCAGCATCCAGGCGCCGTCTTCGGTCAAAAGGACCGGAGCCGGACGCGCCCCCAGGTCGAACTTGCCGCCGTAACGGCTCTCGAGCGCCTCTCCCATCACCGTGGCGAACTCGGCCGCCTCGGCGCCGCTGTCCCATTCGGTCTGCAGGAAAAGCAGAGAGGCGCCGTTCGGATCTTCATAATAGCGCAAGGAATCACCGCCCCACCCCGCCGCGGCGCGCCTGGCCTTCTGCAGGGAGACGTCCGGCGACAGCAGCTGCTGGATGCCGAATTCCCCCAGCACGTTCTGAGAGACCAGCTTCCAGCCGGCTGCCGTCAGGGCGCCGTCACTTGCCGCCGGCGCCGGCAGCGGCGCTTCGCCGGCCAGATATTTCTCCGGATGCAGGATCTGTTCGGTGGACTGGGGCGGCCTGGCATAGGCGGCGTTGACCCGGTCCCAGCCGCCGGTTGACCGCAAATCTTTCACGAAGTTCAAACCATCCGTGTAGGGAAAGAGGAGGCTTTCCTGAAGATAAGAATTGCCGCCCGGGCTGTTCAGCGCTCCCAGCGAACCCAGCAGCAGGCCGGCCATGTCGATGGCGCTGAAATCCTGGGTCATGAAATCTTCCTCAACCATGCTGGCGTCGCCCTCCGCCAGCGCCAGCCGCGCCAGATCCTGATCGTCATTGGCGCCCTCACCGGCCAGCAGCGCCGCCAGCGAGAAGTTCTGGTCCTGGATCGCGTGCGTCGATTCGTGGGCCAGCGTGACCTGGTTCACCTGGTTGAGCTCAGGTGTGTCGCTGATTAGCTTGAGCTGTTTGGACTCGTCGTCATAGTAGCCGGCGACCTCTTCGGTCATCATCTGCTCGATGTCCGCGCCGAGGCTCTCATCGGGAGCCATCAGGCCCAGTTTCTTTAACACCTTCTCCTCGGATGCGATTTCCTCGGGCTTGTATTCCTTGGCCAGCTGGACCTTCATCTCCTCCCGCAGCTGCTCCCGGCTCATGTAGGAGACCGCTATCGGGCTCTTTATGGGAAGTCCGCGAAGGCGGGAAGCCTCGCGCTCGATCGAATCGATCGAGCGTACAGGAGCGCCGGTCGTCGATGCCGTCGAAGTCGCCGGCGCCGTGGCGGCGGCATCGCCGGCCGAGGTCGCGCCGTCCGCCCCGTCCCCGGAACCGCAGCCGGGCAGCATAAATATAAGCGCGGCCACCATGATAACCGCCAGCCGTTTTCCCGGATGTGCATGTACCAATTCTTCCCCCGGATGATTGCCACAACCATGACGAGGGTACCATCGTAACAAAAAAGTGCCGGACTGGGCCCTCGGCTTCACTGTCAAGACCGACGCGGAGCCATGAACTTCCCAGCCCTCACGCAATCGGCTAGTATTGCAGTCAAATCAGAACCTTACAGGAGGAGACCCTCATGCCAGTACTTTCAGACCCCATCACCGCAGACGGTCTGACGCTCAAGAACCGCATCGTCATGCCGCCGATGGCCAACGACCTCTCCAGCGAGAAGGGCGAGGTGACACAGAAACACCTCGACCATTACCGCGCCCGCGCCGAAGCTGACGTCGGCCTCATCATCATCGAGCACAGCTACATCGTTCCCGAAGGCAAGATGTCGGCCAGGCAGCTGGGGATCTGCGATGACAGCCTGGTTCCCGGGCTGAAAAGCCTTGCCGACACCATTCGCGCCGCCGGATCCAGGAGCGCCATCCAGCTGACCCATGCCGGCGCCAACACCACCGCGGAGGTCTGCGGCTGCCAGCCGGTCGGGCCTTCCGACGTCGCCGTTCCCAACCGCCAGGAGAAGCCGCGCCCCCTCACGATCGATGAGATCCATGCGCTCACAGCAGCTTACGGCGACGCCGCCCGGCGCGCCCGCGAGGCCGGCTTCGACGCCATCGAGATCCACGGAGCCCATGGATTCCTGCTCTGCCAGTTCGCGTCGCCCTACACCAACCAGCGCACCGACGAATACGGCGGCAGCACCGGGAACCGCCTGCGCTTCCCGCTCGAGGTCATCGCCGCCGTGCGCGAGGCCGCCGGTCCCGGGTTCCCGCTCATGTACCGCTTCGGCGCCAGCGATTTCATGCAGGGAGGGCTCGCTCTCGATGAGGCGAAACAGATAGCGCCGATTCTGGTTGAAGCTGGAATATGCATGCTTGATATCTCGGGCGGCCTGTGTGGTTCGAGGCCCAAGGACCTCGGCGGCATGTCCGGCTTTTTCGTTCCCCTGGCCCAGAGCATCAAGGCTGTCGTCGATGTGCCGGTCATAGCCGTCGGCGGCATCAGCGACCCGGTCTTCGCCAACAGCGTCATCACCGAGGACAAGGCCGACCTGGTGGCGGTCGGCCGGGCGCTGCTGAAGAATCCCAACTGGGCGCGCGAGGCGCTGCAACAGCTGGCGGAATGAGACCTGACCCGGCAACTGGCGGAATGAGACCTGACCCGGCAACTGGCGGAATGACAGGCGCCACAACCTGCTCGAGGCCGGCTAGATGACCTACTACCCCAAAGAGGTCCCGCGCCAGATCGACTGGGAGCGCCGGCCATTATACGGCTTGCTGGAGGACTCCGCCCGCAAGTATCCGGACGCCGCCGCCACCATCTTCTTTGGCGGCGCCATGAGCTTCGCCGAGCTCGACGCCGAGGCCAACCGCTTCGCCCACGCGCTCGGCAAACTGGGCATCAGGCCCGGCGACCGCGTCGGCATCCACCTGCCGAACTCTCCCCAGGTGCTCGTCTGCCTGCACGGAGCCCTCAAAGCGGGCGCCGTCGCCACCCTTGCCAGCCCGCTGTACGAACGGCGCGAGCTTATCCACTGGCTGAAAGATTCCGGGGCGCGCGTGCTCGTGACCCTGAGCCATAAGGATATCCTCACCCGGGCGATCGACGCCCAGCAGAGCGCCGGCGTCCGCCACCTGGTCGTCACCAGCATCAAGGATTATTTCCCGGGAAAGCTCAAGGCGCTCTTCACGGTCTTCAAGGAAAAGAAGGAAGGCCACCGCGCCCAGCTCGATTCCTCCAAAGGCCAGGTCTGGCTCAGGGATCTGCTTAAAGATCAACCCGCCACGCGTCCCCGCTGGCGTTCCGACCCGGCCGGCACGGCAGTGCTCCAGTACACCGGCGGCACTACCGGCGTGCCCAAGGGGGCCGAGCTCACCCACGATAACCTCGTGGCCAACGCCGCCCAGACCCGGGCATGGCTGTTCGAGCTCAACGAGGCGCGGGAGCGCATGCTGATGGTGCTGCCGCTCTTCCACGTCTATGCACTCACCTGCTGCAACCTGGTCATGGACCTGGCCTCGCCGTCGATCCTGGTGCCGAGGTTCGACCTCGCCGACATCATCAAGGTCATCGACCGGGACAAGCCGACGGTCTTTCCCGGCATTCCCGCCATGTATGCGGCGATAAATCATTCACTCCGGCGCGGCGGCGACAAGGGCCGAAGCGCCGATCTCTCCTCGATCAACATCTGCTTCAGCGGCGCCGACCGTCTCTCGCCCGAGGTGCAGGAAGATTTCGAGCAGCTGACCGGCGGCCGCGTGGTCCAGGGCTACGGCCTGACCGAAGCCTCGCCCGTCACTCACGTGAATCCCAGCCAGGGCCTGCGCAAGGCCGGCAGCATCGGCCTGCCCCTTCCCAACACCGAGGTTCGCATCATCGACCTCGAGACCGGCGTGGATGTCGAACCCGGCCGCGAGGGCGAGATGCTGGTGCGCGGGCCGCAGGTGATGAAGGGTTACTGGCACGAGCCCGCTGAGACCGCTGAGGCCATCACCGCCGGCGGCTGGCTGCATACCGGCGACGTCGCCTTTGCTGACGAGGACGGCTTCTATTACGTCGTCGACCGCGTCAAGGACGTGATCATCACGGGCGGCATCAACGTCTTCCCCCAGGAGGTCGAGGACGTCATCTCCAAATATCCCGGCGTCAGGGAGGTCGCGGT
The genomic region above belongs to Actinomycetota bacterium and contains:
- a CDS encoding long-chain fatty acid--CoA ligase, encoding MTYYPKEVPRQIDWERRPLYGLLEDSARKYPDAAATIFFGGAMSFAELDAEANRFAHALGKLGIRPGDRVGIHLPNSPQVLVCLHGALKAGAVATLASPLYERRELIHWLKDSGARVLVTLSHKDILTRAIDAQQSAGVRHLVVTSIKDYFPGKLKALFTVFKEKKEGHRAQLDSSKGQVWLRDLLKDQPATRPRWRSDPAGTAVLQYTGGTTGVPKGAELTHDNLVANAAQTRAWLFELNEARERMLMVLPLFHVYALTCCNLVMDLASPSILVPRFDLADIIKVIDRDKPTVFPGIPAMYAAINHSLRRGGDKGRSADLSSINICFSGADRLSPEVQEDFEQLTGGRVVQGYGLTEASPVTHVNPSQGLRKAGSIGLPLPNTEVRIIDLETGVDVEPGREGEMLVRGPQVMKGYWHEPAETAEAITAGGWLHTGDVAFADEDGFYYVVDRVKDVIITGGINVFPQEVEDVISKYPGVREVAVKGQPHKLKGEVAKAYVVLEQGQKASASDIRRFARERLADYKVPHQIEFLDELPRSVLRKVLKRKLDEVEADAPDGAEADSPAAEKAGAKEE